ATACAATACCAAATAAACTTTCTCGTTTAATCTCACCAGTCGTATATATTGAAAGGTCGTCGTAAACTACGAAATCGATATAGCGAACAACATCGATAAAGCTCCCCCGATGAGTCATCGCAATGCGTAATGGATCCTTTAAAGATATGATCTTATTTTTAAATACAAACTGGATCCCCCCAGCTGGTATGTATATGATTTTGTTTTTTTCTGTTTCGACTATTTTTTCAATTTTTAAAAATTCAAGTTTCATTGTTATTCCTCCTAGTGCTACACCATGCATATACCCTCTTTTCCTCATTATTAATATAAAGACAATAAAAATTTACTAAAAAAATTTTTGAGCTATTAAAATAATCGTCTTAAAATATAGTTTTTACAAAATAATTGGGCATTTCTTCATACGTTTATCCAATTTAATCGCTACTTGTTTATTAATGAACCCTCCAATAATACACCTTCCTAATTTCTCTTTGATATAGTATCTTCCTAAGTCTAGGGAAAAATAAGAAAACCACTTTCCAATAAATCTACGGAAAGTGGTTTTTACTTATGTTGTAGGCGGAATAGAATGGCTGAAATAATGACTATGCCAACAATTGAAGTGCAAATAAATAATACACTCGATAGAGTTCCTAAAATATTACCATCTACTTCATATACAACTCCATAAGTTAGCATATAGGAGTTCATTGCCTCTTCTGCATTTCCAAATACTGTTTGCAAAGAATCTTCCATTAATAATTGACGTAACAATACCGCGACGTGACTCACAGGAAATAAATGAATGACTGTTTGAATTACTTTTGGCAATACCCCCATCGGAACATAGACTGCGCACAAAAACCCAATTAATGTACCCACCAGTGAATTTACCGTTGAAAATGCTTTTGCTGTTCTTGTTAAAAGTACTATCACTAAATTAATCATTGCACTCAGTAACACCCCGAGCATTATCACACCGAATAGTTGCAATAACTTTTTTACATTCGGTAGATCCCCACCAAGGGACAATAAATATAGTTCACATACAATAAAAGCAATAGACGTCATGATAAAGCCGATTATAACTGAGCTGATAACATAGCTTAGCTGTATAGAAGTTCTCGATGCAGATGTAACAAGAAAATCCGCTGTACGCTTCGATTCCTGATCACTTACGAATATAGCAAATACCGCTAACGTCGATGTCATACCTGTCATTGTCAAAATCCCAGCAATCATCCATTGACTTACAACTAATTCAACAGCTGGTGTCATTGCTATCACTTGACTGATTGCATCTATTTGCACTTTCTGTAAAAAGACAATAAACAACCCGATTGAAATCAAAACAGTCAGCATTGAGAAAAAGACGAGCATTCTGTCTCGGAAGAATATTTTATTGTTGCGAACAATCAAGCTCGTCATCATATTAGTTTTCCTCCCCTACTATATTCGTTTCTATAAATACTTGGTCGAGCGAACCTTTAATAACCTCAAATGATGCAATATATGGCTCGAGTTGTACTAAAACTTGAATCGTCGAAATTGTAGAAGCCACTTCCACCTGCCACTCGTCTTGTTGCTTTTGAGGTATCCCAGGTAAAATAGATGTAACTTCTTCAATTGTAGCAGTCGGTTTTAAGACAAATTTTAAATAGTCTTTCGCATAAAGCGCTTTTAACTCATTCGGCGATCCTTGTGCAATGATTTCACCATTCTTCATGATGACAATATCATCTGCATTTGCTGCCTCTTCCATGTAATGTGTAGTCAAAAATATGGTCATGCCTATTTCATTGCGCAGTCGATTAATTGTTTCCCAAACAAATTGACGTGTTAATGGATCAAGTCCAGTCGTCGGCTCATCTAAAAATAACAGATTAGGCTTATGAATTATTGCCCGTGCAATATCTGCTCGACGACGCTGTCCCCCTGAAAGCGAACCGTATTTTTTATGTTCAATATCTGCAAGCTGTAAATACTGATGCACAAATTGATAATTCTCCTGTAATATTGGCTTCGGTAAACGATAAAAACGACCTCGATGCAAAATATTTTCCTTCACCGTCAATTGATGGTCTAAAATACTTTCTTGAAATACAATACCTATCGTTCTGCGAATTTCCTCATTCCCTTTTAGTGTACCAAGTGTATACCCATCGATTGAAACCGTCCCACTCGTTTTCTCCAAAAGCGTGCATAACATTTCAATTGTAGTAGATTTACCCGCCCCATTATTTCCAATAAATGCAAAAAGTGCGCCCTTTTGTACCGAAAAGCTAATCCCTTTTACGGCATTGAATTCTCCGTAAAGCTTTGATAACTGTCGGACATCAATCAATGTTTGCATGTTACTCACCCCTTTGTTGAAGTTGACTGTTCATTTTTCGTATTACACGCTTTTCATCGGTATAATAATACAGCCAAACTATGAGATAAATAATCGAAGCACGTGCGTATAATAAAATGATAGATTTAGTGTTATTAAGTTCAAACCAGCCGCCATAATACCCTATGACAAAGACTACAGTTACGGTTACAGCATAATGGACTATAAGTACAACTAATATCGGCCATTCCAATTTATATAGCTGATTTGCCAATGCAATGACGATTCCTAAAAGGACGGCATAGAAAAACTGTTTTACAATCGTTTCACTCATCCAGAAATCATTCGGTGACTTTAAAGAAATGAGCATGATGATAAAATAGGATGAACATAGACTTATCAGAATGCTTTGTATTAAATTTTTCATTTGCTATTTCCCCCTAACCCGAATGCCTCTTTTAATGTTTTAAAATAGTTGCGGCTTACCGGTATCATAACTCCATTTTCGAGCGTAAGTTGTGGATTGCCTAGCACCTTCGATTGAATCGAAGTAATTTTCTCAAAGTGAACAAGTGTCGCTTTATTAACACGTAGTAACTGTGTTGAAAATCGCTCTTCCAACTCATAAAGCTTTTGTTTCACTTCCAGTTCATGTTCATCTGTTTGGATATAAACTTTCCCTTGTTCGCTATAAATGCTATATATATCCTGCATTTTAATCAGATGGATATCCCCATCCATGTAGCCGGGAATTGTATCATTTTTCGTTGCTTGGTTAAGCTTTTTCATCAGCTGTACAACTTGCTCATTGTATTCCGAAGCATGCACATGGACTTCAATTTCCGAAAGTTCCTGCTCAATATGTAAATGAATTTTCATAAGTCCTCCCTCTTGATTGGTAGTATAGCACCGCTTTTTGTATGCATTTAATAATTGTGATTAACACGTAAATAGCTGTATGTAAGTTGTAAAATTTGGTTTGTAACATGCATTTTCATTATAAGTATTATTTCCAGGCAATTGTTAAGTAAATTTCAATTTGATCTTAAAACATATCTCAATAAAAAAAACAGCAACCTCCCGTATCATCAGGAGATTGCCGTTTCTTCGTTGAAGGTGCTTTTCGTGCCCTTCAATATTATAAGTCGATTGTTTCGCCGCCTGTTACCCCGTAAATTTGTCCGGTAATATAGCTTCCTTCATCAGATGCTAAAAGGACATATACTGGGGCAAGCTCTACAGGCTGCCCGGCGCGACCAAGTGGTGCATTTTGGCCAAATTCAGGGATTTTGCCATCCGGTTGTCCATTATCCAATTGCAGCGGTGTCCAAATCGGCCCTGGCGCTACCCCGTTCACACGTACGCCTTTAGAAGCAAAGTATGCAGAAAGGTTTACCGTAAAGTTGCTAATCGCACCTTTCGTTGAGGCATAGTCCATTAAAAATGTGGATGGATTGTACGATTGAACCGATGTCGTCGTAATAATTGCACTTCCCGGTTCCAAATGTTCTTCAGCAGCTTTAACGGCTTCAAACATGCTGATAACATTTACTTTGAACGTATCTTCTACTTGTTTGATCGTTAAATCGCTTAGTGTCTCCTGTGCGATTTGCTGACCTGCATTCAATACGAGCGTATCTAATCCGCCAAAAGCTTCCACTGTTTTCTTTACCATTTCTGTTGCCGCGCCATCTTCACGCAAGTCATATGGCAACAGCAACGCTTTTTTGCCGGCTTCTTCGATTAATGCTTTTACTTCATTAGCGTCTTCTTCTTCACCAGGGAAGAATTGAATCGCGACATTAGCGCCTTCACGTGCATAGGCAATCGCGGCAGCACGACCAATCCCGGAATCGCCACCGGTAACTAAAGCATTTCGCCCTTCCAGACGATTATGCCCTTTATATGATTTTTCTCCACAATCAGGTTTTGGACTCATTTCATTTTGTATTGCTGGAGTATTCTGTTCTTGATCCGGGAATTTCTCCGTATGAAATTTTTTTCTTGGATCGTTTAAGTTTGGGTTTCCCATCAAAAATCATCTCCTATCTAGATAGTACATTCATTGCAAGGATAATTTCCGTAAACTTTAAAGCGGCTTATCAGATATTCCTTCACATAAACTGTTACACTTTTTTGAATACCCTGTGTGAATTACTTTAAACAGCATCCATTCTTTCCTGTAATAAAATCAACGACTTATTCCAGCATTTTAGTCATTAAAACCATAAAAAATAGGTTGCCCCATTAAAAGGATCTTTTATTGTGTTTCCGGGAAAAATACTTGTGCTGTGCTGATATCTACGAGTGTTGGGCCCTTCGTATTGAGTGCTTCTTCCATCACAGACTCCAACTCGGTATCTGAAGTAGGACGTAATCCTTTCCATCCGCAAGCTTCAGCCAATTTCACAAAATCAGGATTCGTTAAATCAACACCTACTTCTTCCTTCTTCGCAACTTTCAGCTTGTCCCTTTCCATTTGCAGACTTTCATTATTTAAAACAACGACTGTAATATCCAGTTCATAGCGAGTTGCTGTCAACAGATCTGCAAGCACCATCTGAAGCCCTCCGTCACCAACAATCGCCACTACTTGTTTTTCTGGCTTAATCAGTTTTGCAGCCATCGCAGCTGGAAGGCCAAAGCCCATTGTGCGCCAGTAACCGGAAAATAAAACAGACTGATCTTTTTGTTTGAAGTTACGATTCGTCCATACGGTATTATCGCCGGTATCCAGTGCAAGAATCGCATCGGATGTTACTGTTCGGTCAATGGCACGGATAATTCGGGAAGGATGAACAGGATAACCTTTCGTATTACCTTCCTCCTCATTCTGTGCTGCCCACTTTTCTTTTACTTGTTGTATATGCGTTACCCAATCCTCAGAGCGAATGAATTGTTGCAGGCTCTCCGTTAAAATTGGAATTACTTCCTCTGTTTTCCCCATGATTCCAAGTTCTGTTGGAATTTCTTTTACAAACTTATCCAATTGACGGTCAATCTGAATAATTCGCGCATCCGTTGGCACAAACCCTTCCGGCCACCAAGTCGTCCCTGCAAGAAGTACAACATCTGCCTGTTTAAATACATCAGCAGCATGAGGGTTCCCGCCTTCACCAATCCCTTGTAATACAAGCGGTGAAGATTCATCAAACAAACCTTTTCCGCCTAAACTTGTTAGAATGCCGGCTCCCCAAAGATCCGCCAGTTTTTCCAAATCCGCTGAGACAGAAGTGGCACCTAAACCAGCCAGAATCATTGGTCGCTTAGCTGTTCTCATAATGTCTACAGCGTGTTTCAGACTTTCATTCGTAAAGCTGGAAGTCCCTTCGATTACATCCGGCAATCGACGCGGCGCTCCCTTAGCCGGCATCATCATAATATCCTTTGGTATGGATATATGCGTGACAACCCTTTGTCCAAGAGATGTTCGAGCTGCTTTTTGCAGAACTTCAATTGTTGCATCCGGGCTGGCCAGATTTGCAGAATAAGCGGCAAAAGGCTTTACAAGTTCCTGTTGATCGATATATTGCGGATATTCCGTACCAATCTTTCCACTTTCGGCCTGCCCTGTAATCGCAAGCACAGGCGCTCTGTCTGCATGCGCATCGCCGAGTCCATTGATAAGATTCGCTGCCCCTGGTCCCATCGTTGCGGTACATACACCGAGACCACCCGTTAATTTAGCTTCTGCAGACGCCATAAAAGCAGCTGTCGATTCATGTTTGACAGCAATATATTTAATTTTATCCTGTTTTGCCAATGCATCGATGAGTCCGAATGTCGTATCACCTACTACCCCATATATCCGTCTTACACCGAACATATACAATTGATCAAGCATTAATTCAGAAACTGTTTGCTCTGTTTTTCCCATAACATATGGACCTCCTTGATAGATCTTCCTAACCTGCCAGTTATAAAGTCAAATTTATATTTTTGATCACATTTTTTAACTTTCCCTAAATCATCCAAGTTAATCTTCATTTTTTCAAACAGAGGCTTTGTTATATCGTGTTGGGAAATTTTATCAAATAATATATAATGATTGAACATGCAGAAAAGTCATCTCGAGGAGGAAGACAATATGGCACATCATATTATCGAACAAGCGAAACGTGGCTTGAAGGGTTTTGAAATCGGCTATTATCATACTAGCGGTTGTTATGGTGGCGAGTATGAGGAAGAATTTTATAAATATTTTGCAGACGAAGATTTTGAAACTAGAAAATATTCGATTGCCGCCTTTACTTGTATGCTAGGTACTTGGGAAACAAAGTTTTGCCAAGTATTTTGGTCGGTAAAGGAATGGGAGGAAAATAGCAGTCAGCGTTACCCTCTAAATAAAAGTCAGTTTTATTATTTTGAAGATTATCTTTATTCCTTTTTAGAACATCATGAGCAGATAGAAAAAGAATTCCCTTATATGTTTGAAGAAATAGTGGACTGTTTGATAAAAATTGAACAGGATAGAGGGATTAGTTATGAAAAGTGGTTTCCTGAAATTAACCCCACTGTTATTCACCGAATAAGACAAGAAATATTAATCCCTAAAAAATATTTAGCAGAAAAAAATAGCCCTATGAAATACTTATTAAAAGAAATAGGGATTGAACCGTTTTTTGAAATAGATAAATATTAAATGCTTATCTCTTTTAATAATACACTGATAAAAAGTGGTTTAACCTTATCTACACAAACATTGGAAATATTTTTCCTTCGTAGTTTTTTAAAGGTTGTGCTATATTCAACTTGTCAGGAGTGATTTGATGAAGAAATTTTTAACGATTACTGTAATTATCCTTGCTTTACTTGGAGCAGCAGGCTATGCTGTGTGGCATTTTGGGACAAACATCGCTTCCGAAAAAATCGTCGAACAAGTTGAAGCTAATTTAAATGCTGAAGATAAAGAAGAAGTGAAATCCTATATCGCAAACGATCCAAAGCTGCAGGAAATTGTAAACGAGGCAGCAACTACGGACCCCGATTCTCTACCCTTCCAAACGAAGGAAGAAGCAACTCGTCTGTTAATCAAAAAAGTAGGCATTAATCGTTTATTAGCAATCCAGGAGCAGGCGCAAAACGGTTCAATCAGTGTTGATCAAGTAGTTTCCGAAATGGAAGGCACGCTGTCAGAAGATGAACTTTCCGCGCTAAAATATGTCTTATATAAGGAATTTTATAATTAAAATTAAACACCGCTTCGTAACTATAAAACAAAACTCGATTGCCTATACGGAATCGAGTTCTTTTTAATTCAATGTATTTTTCTTTGCATATAGCCATAATAAGTTATATTTACTTTGCATTATCCTAAATTTTCTTTGTTAGGAGGAACTAATATAAGAAAGTGGCCATATATTTTAGGCATTTTTACTTTCGTTGCATTTTGTTTTTTATGGATAACGTTTGAAACAGCTATTATTAAAGCTTTTGACAAAGGCGCTTTTGAATTATTATACGGAAACAAATTCATTACAATGTTTCATCATATAGGTGAAACGAACTTTATATTTGCTGTCGCAGTCATTCTTTGTATCCTTATCTGGATTCGCAAAAAAGATTTTAGACTGATTGGTTTTGTTATTTTTTCCGTAGGCGGCGGATACGGATTATATCAATTGTTAAAACGCCTGATTGAAAGACCGCGTCCGGATAGAGCGGATCAATTTTCCACATTCAGTTTTCCTTCAGGACATGCAGTGCATGGTTTGGTGTATTTGTTTACGATCGCATATGTACTGAACCGCCTTTATGATTTCAATAAAGCATCACTGATTGTTTGGATTGCCGTGATTATTTTAACTTTACTAATTGGAATTTCCCGAATTACAGAGGCACGTCACTTCGCTTCAGATGTAATAGCTGGTTGGTCCATTGGCTATAGCTGGTTTATTCTTTGCGTATGGTTTTATAAGAGAAGCAATGATTTTAAACGTTCTGAAAAAAATTCCGGAACATAGAATAGTCACTTAATCCAGTGTAAGGTTTTTTTGCATAGTTACAGCTGGAATTTCATCACCATTTTTATTCATGATGATTTCTTCTTTCACGATTTTATATCCCAATTTTGAATAAAGCGCGATATTATTCTTTTCACTTTTTCGTACTTTGCATTTTGAGACAAATACATTGTTTTGCACAGCGTAGCTTTCTAAATAGTTGACCAAGTTAGTTGCTACGCCCTTCCCCTGGTGTTCAGGTAACACTGACAATCTTGAAAAATACATAAACGCCTCATTTAAAATACATTTCACGAGTGCTATTAATTCATCGTTCTCATATACCCCAAACATTTCTGTCCCTTGCTTTAACTCGGTAAGAATGGAGTTCTCTGTTTCATTTAAAGCACTGGACGGTTGCGGATCTGTTTCGTAACGCTTGAACGCTTGATGGATCACTCTAACCGCTTTTGCTGGTTCAATATTCATTTCAATTTTCAAAATAACACTCCCCTTCAATAAATATAAATCCATATTTATAATTATACATATATAGAAAAATAAGTAAATTTAAAAAAGAACACTTTCCTTATATCAGAAAATGTTCTTTTAGTCATATTTATTTAATCTCAAAATCACTTAGCAGATGTCTTGTATAGTAATGCTTGGTGAATGACAAGAATTCAATTCTTATAAAGAAATTCAGCGATCGAATAAACTATAGAAATAAAGGGTAGCGCAACAAAAAAGAAAAACCAGAAGAAATCCGCATTGTTAATTTTAAGCCTAGGTTTAATTTCTCTTTTTGCTTTTACACCAATCTCCATTACTACACTCCTTTACTAAATAATTTTGAAGAAGATTCACTTCTAATTTATCCAAAACTGTAGTAAATCATATACCCTTTCTTTTAGGAAAGCAACCTCTTATCGTGATATTTCAGTTGTATTTTTTCCCACAAAAAAACCGTTAATTTATAATACAAACGCCCTTTTTCACTTTCACCTAATCATTACATCATATTAGGGATAAAAACTTTCACAAATAAGAAGTAGCCTAAAGCACCAATAAATAAGCCGATAATGATGATTCCAATTGATAATGTTTTAATTTTTATGATTTTCACCTCACCTGGATTATCTTTCAATATAAATTACATCATTTGAAGGCTCAAGATACTCTTTACCTCCTAAAGAAAAAGTGGTATGTAAACGTTCAATTTCCGCATACTGAACTGCCTTACCCTCATTGACAAAAACCAATAGATAAATATCATCTCTCGAACCAATGTTACTTGGATCAGTGAATTTAACGCCTACCTGTTCTTCTATACCTGCTTGTGTCGTATAAGGCTGAACTAAAAATGCCTTGTCCCATTCGAAATCGTCAAATGTGTTTAGAGAAGTTTTGCTTGTACTGTTATCGGATACCATAATAATCGAAGAATGCAGTCTTTCTTCAATTTCTGTATTCCGTTTAATATCGCTATCATTACACCCGGTTATCAATAACAAGGATAACAATATAACTGAAATTTGTTTTATCAATACTATTCCCCTTTATAAAATTAGACGCGAATTCTTGTTCAAGACCCGCGCCTTTCAATGTAGTTATGGAGCAAAATCCATTAGACCTGTAAACAATAAAAATAGCGCTACTAGCCAAAAAATAAAGAGCGATGATGAAAGAATTAAAGAGACAACAGGAATTAACTTTTTCTCCTTTTCTTTCGATAACGCTACAAGTGATAATAAGATCCCTATAAATGTCATGCCATAGGTGATATAATCTCCTGTCATATTTCCAGTATGGGCTAACCTTGTCGGTGTTACAAAGACGATAAAGAAACAAATAATACCAATTAGAAGGGAACTATAGCTGATTGGACTATGCTTCCTTTTTGGCGTTCTTTGTTCAATATTTTGCAAATAAACAACCTCCAAAATTTGTAATTATCTTCATTCTACTTTCTTATACAACGTTAATCAAATATCGGACTTTAATTAAATCTTAACTTTTCTATACTATGCCCCTGCATTCCCTAACCCCCATGTTAACTACTATTTTCTAGTTTCGACAGCGAATGATTGATTACCTTTAAAGAACTGCCCTGATTACTTCAAACAAAAAATCCTCACCAAACGAGCTGGCGAGGATAGTTCAGCATTTACTTCAATTCCTTAATTGTTTCTTTTGAAATATAGAATCCACTTTCATTGTATACGCTGATTGTATTCGTTTGAATTTCATTTGTTGTTACTTTGCCTGATTTATCCACTGTTTTTTTAATAATTATGTCCTTATTTTCAGGAATTTCATAAGTAGTCGTACCTTTCTTCACTACAAGTACCGCGTTTTCCTTATCCGATAGGTCGATTGAAGTCGTCATGCCTTTACCATTCAGCGCTATTTCTGCGTTTGTGTAAAGATCCTTTGTTAATTTATCCAATTTAATCCCCATGAAGCTGGCCATTTCTTTTGCTAAATCGGTATTGTCCACTAGTCCGGAAATTCGTTTTGGTCCATAAGAGTACAGGAATACGTCATCTCCCGTATGTCCACCAGTCGTGTATCCTAAATCCGCACGCTTTGATAACAGATTAACGAGTGTACCGGCAAGCTTCTTCGTTTCTGTTGCGTTTAGGACAGCCGTTTCCTCTGCAGTTAAATTATCGAGTCCATATAGTTTCGCTACTTCAACTAAATTCGAGCGATCCGCCTTTAAGTGGCTGAGTGCGCCTTCGACTGTCATCGTTGCCTTCTTCAATGGATTAATATAATTGGAAATATTAATTTTGTCATATGTAGAGTTCGTGTTTTCATTACCGATTGTAATCCCGCTGTTGCCGTGGTCTGTTACCGCTATTACCATTGTATTTTTGTCTTTCTTCGCAAATTTCAGCGCTTCATTTACCGCATCATCGAATGACAAAATATCCGTAACCATTCCGATTGGATCATTCGCATGGGCAGCCCAGTCGATTTTACTGCCTTCGATCATAAGGAAGAATCCGTCCTTATCTTTGTTCAGCGTATCAATTGCTGTTGACGTCATTTCTGCCAACGAAGGCTCATTTGGATTTGTTTTCGTACGATCTAGTTCATATGCTAACGAACTGCCGGCAAAACTTCCGTAAATTTTATCGGATTTAGTCGCTAATAACTCATCGCGCGTTCTAAGGAGGTCATATCCTTTTTCTTCAATCACGCTAACAAGATTTTCGCCATCTTTCCGGTTTTCTGATTTTAGGTATTCATATCCACCGCCAAGAATGACATCCATATTTTGATACACTTGCTGCTCACCGATATCGTCATAGTTACTGCGAGAGGTTACATGTGAAGAGAAGCTTGCTGGTGTCGCATGCTGAATTTCGGAAGTGGAAACAATTCCTGTTGCTTTGCCAAGTTGTTTCGCTCCTTCCAGCACATTGGCAACTGGTGTAAATGCATCGTCCGGATTTCCTTCAACGCCCGGCATATCAATGACGGATGGCAGTACTCCTACATACCCGCTGTTTGATTTGTGACCTGTAGCAAGAGCCGTTCCAGCTGGTGCCGAGTCTGTAATAGCGGATTCGGCTGAATGAGTTGTCACCCCACCTGTTAAAATTTCATCCATTGCGAGACTTTCACCTTTGTACCAGCGTGCCAACGATACCGCATTATTGCTGGAACCGTCCATCACAAGCATGATGACATTTGTAGGCTCTTTTTTTGCCTGTTTTGCTTCAGCCTCTGAATTGAACTGCATAACCGAAAGTGATGATACTGCTACTGTCCCCGCAAGTGCATAAGTAAACCATTTTTTCTTGTTCTTCATCAATGAAATATCCTCCTAAGCAACCGCTAATTTGTAATTCGATTTCATTGTAAAGTTCTTTTGTAAATCTAGAATGGTAGATTTGTAAAACTATATTGAGCCATTGTGAAGGAAATAAAAAAGAGTGAAGCTCACCTTGCCACTTCACCCTTTCCTATTTTTATTATTGTAAAATATCGATCCATATTTTAATAGCTGTTGCACCAATCATGATGGCAAGCAGCCATTGCAGTATTTTAACATTCATTTTCTGACCGACTTTTGCACCAAGCGGCGCTGCGATGATACTTGCAATGATCATAATGAAAGCCGGCCAATAGTCGACCTGCCCAGTCATCACTTTACCGATACTGCCACCGATCGATGAAATAAATGTAATCGCTAAACTTGTTGCGATTGTAATCCGTGTTGGAATTTTTAACACTGTCAGCATAATCGGTACGAGTAAAAAACCGCCTGCTGCTCCGACAATGCCTGATCCGATCCCGACAATGAGTGCAAGTGAACTCGCCAATACTTTATTGAATGTAATTTCTGTAGCGTCTTCAACTGTTTTCTTTGGAATTAGCATCATGACAGCCG
This genomic window from Solibacillus sp. FSL R5-0449 contains:
- a CDS encoding molecular chaperone — encoded protein: MKLEFLKIEKIVETEKNKIIYIPAGGIQFVFKNKIISLKDPLRIAMTHRGSFIDVVRYIDFVVYDDLSIYTTGEIKRESLFGIVSNDEVLLAIHKEIEKVSAEAPMYKSFDDKELFNQEFGQANEQPI
- a CDS encoding ABC transporter permease, with the protein product MMTSLIVRNNKIFFRDRMLVFFSMLTVLISIGLFIVFLQKVQIDAISQVIAMTPAVELVVSQWMIAGILTMTGMTSTLAVFAIFVSDQESKRTADFLVTSASRTSIQLSYVISSVIIGFIMTSIAFIVCELYLLSLGGDLPNVKKLLQLFGVIMLGVLLSAMINLVIVLLTRTAKAFSTVNSLVGTLIGFLCAVYVPMGVLPKVIQTVIHLFPVSHVAVLLRQLLMEDSLQTVFGNAEEAMNSYMLTYGVVYEVDGNILGTLSSVLFICTSIVGIVIISAILFRLQHK
- a CDS encoding ATP-binding cassette domain-containing protein; the protein is MSNMQTLIDVRQLSKLYGEFNAVKGISFSVQKGALFAFIGNNGAGKSTTIEMLCTLLEKTSGTVSIDGYTLGTLKGNEEIRRTIGIVFQESILDHQLTVKENILHRGRFYRLPKPILQENYQFVHQYLQLADIEHKKYGSLSGGQRRRADIARAIIHKPNLLFLDEPTTGLDPLTRQFVWETINRLRNEIGMTIFLTTHYMEEAANADDIVIMKNGEIIAQGSPNELKALYAKDYLKFVLKPTATIEEVTSILPGIPQKQQDEWQVEVASTISTIQVLVQLEPYIASFEVIKGSLDQVFIETNIVGEEN
- a CDS encoding DUF3021 domain-containing protein; translated protein: MKNLIQSILISLCSSYFIIMLISLKSPNDFWMSETIVKQFFYAVLLGIVIALANQLYKLEWPILVVLIVHYAVTVTVVFVIGYYGGWFELNNTKSIILLYARASIIYLIVWLYYYTDEKRVIRKMNSQLQQRGE
- a CDS encoding LytTR family DNA-binding domain-containing protein; amino-acid sequence: MKIHLHIEQELSEIEVHVHASEYNEQVVQLMKKLNQATKNDTIPGYMDGDIHLIKMQDIYSIYSEQGKVYIQTDEHELEVKQKLYELEERFSTQLLRVNKATLVHFEKITSIQSKVLGNPQLTLENGVMIPVSRNYFKTLKEAFGLGGNSK
- a CDS encoding SDR family oxidoreductase; translated protein: MGNPNLNDPRKKFHTEKFPDQEQNTPAIQNEMSPKPDCGEKSYKGHNRLEGRNALVTGGDSGIGRAAAIAYAREGANVAIQFFPGEEEDANEVKALIEEAGKKALLLPYDLREDGAATEMVKKTVEAFGGLDTLVLNAGQQIAQETLSDLTIKQVEDTFKVNVISMFEAVKAAEEHLEPGSAIITTTSVQSYNPSTFLMDYASTKGAISNFTVNLSAYFASKGVRVNGVAPGPIWTPLQLDNGQPDGKIPEFGQNAPLGRAGQPVELAPVYVLLASDEGSYITGQIYGVTGGETIDL
- a CDS encoding thiamine pyrophosphate-binding protein gives rise to the protein MGKTEQTVSELMLDQLYMFGVRRIYGVVGDTTFGLIDALAKQDKIKYIAVKHESTAAFMASAEAKLTGGLGVCTATMGPGAANLINGLGDAHADRAPVLAITGQAESGKIGTEYPQYIDQQELVKPFAAYSANLASPDATIEVLQKAARTSLGQRVVTHISIPKDIMMMPAKGAPRRLPDVIEGTSSFTNESLKHAVDIMRTAKRPMILAGLGATSVSADLEKLADLWGAGILTSLGGKGLFDESSPLVLQGIGEGGNPHAADVFKQADVVLLAGTTWWPEGFVPTDARIIQIDRQLDKFVKEIPTELGIMGKTEEVIPILTESLQQFIRSEDWVTHIQQVKEKWAAQNEEEGNTKGYPVHPSRIIRAIDRTVTSDAILALDTGDNTVWTNRNFKQKDQSVLFSGYWRTMGFGLPAAMAAKLIKPEKQVVAIVGDGGLQMVLADLLTATRYELDITVVVLNNESLQMERDKLKVAKKEEVGVDLTNPDFVKLAEACGWKGLRPTSDTELESVMEEALNTKGPTLVDISTAQVFFPETQ
- a CDS encoding phosphatase PAP2 family protein; protein product: MFHHIGETNFIFAVAVILCILIWIRKKDFRLIGFVIFSVGGGYGLYQLLKRLIERPRPDRADQFSTFSFPSGHAVHGLVYLFTIAYVLNRLYDFNKASLIVWIAVIILTLLIGISRITEARHFASDVIAGWSIGYSWFILCVWFYKRSNDFKRSEKNSGT
- a CDS encoding GNAT family N-acetyltransferase, translated to MKIEMNIEPAKAVRVIHQAFKRYETDPQPSSALNETENSILTELKQGTEMFGVYENDELIALVKCILNEAFMYFSRLSVLPEHQGKGVATNLVNYLESYAVQNNVFVSKCKVRKSEKNNIALYSKLGYKIVKEEIIMNKNGDEIPAVTMQKNLTLD
- a CDS encoding alkaline phosphatase; translation: MKNKKKWFTYALAGTVAVSSLSVMQFNSEAEAKQAKKEPTNVIMLVMDGSSNNAVSLARWYKGESLAMDEILTGGVTTHSAESAITDSAPAGTALATGHKSNSGYVGVLPSVIDMPGVEGNPDDAFTPVANVLEGAKQLGKATGIVSTSEIQHATPASFSSHVTSRSNYDDIGEQQVYQNMDVILGGGYEYLKSENRKDGENLVSVIEEKGYDLLRTRDELLATKSDKIYGSFAGSSLAYELDRTKTNPNEPSLAEMTSTAIDTLNKDKDGFFLMIEGSKIDWAAHANDPIGMVTDILSFDDAVNEALKFAKKDKNTMVIAVTDHGNSGITIGNENTNSTYDKINISNYINPLKKATMTVEGALSHLKADRSNLVEVAKLYGLDNLTAEETAVLNATETKKLAGTLVNLLSKRADLGYTTGGHTGDDVFLYSYGPKRISGLVDNTDLAKEMASFMGIKLDKLTKDLYTNAEIALNGKGMTTSIDLSDKENAVLVVKKGTTTYEIPENKDIIIKKTVDKSGKVTTNEIQTNTISVYNESGFYISKETIKELK